In the genome of Raphanus sativus cultivar WK10039 chromosome 4, ASM80110v3, whole genome shotgun sequence, one region contains:
- the LOC108852790 gene encoding xyloglucan O-acetyltransferase 2, which produces MRGYDSWDDRHATMKSSSIFRENSEKTERWMVTNKGRLSPFLMSSLCITLCFTGFFVYLQNPFISDQNFLPLQPQIDPECDLFKGHWVPDKRGSQYTNSTCSTLPDSKNCIKHGRSDRDFLFWRWKPDGCDLPRFNPKAFLGMVRGKKLSFIGDSVARNHMESLLCLLSMEETPKDIYKDGEDRNRIWYFPKHDFTLSTSWTKFLVEEQERLDGNKTGTGLFDIDISKMDEGWFKGLPNTDIAIVSAAHWFFRPIFIHRGDETLGCIYCNEPNMTQLSPDQGFKLVYSSVFKQINECENCKRDLVTVMRTISPAHFENGTWDTGGSCRRTSPFGVNQIDLQSSEMKIRTSQIEQLEVITKGDHKGKKKFGVLDVTGVMLMRPDGHPNSHWGNKWMKGYNDCVHWCLPGPIDAWNEFLMAILRQLR; this is translated from the exons atgcgtGGGTATGATTCTTGGGATGATCGACATGCAACGATGAAATCATCATCCATTTTCCGAGAAAATTCAGAGAAGACAGAGAGATGGATGGTAACGAACAAGGGAAGGTTATCACCATTCCTCATGTCTTCTCTTTGTATAACTCTCTGCTTCACAGGCTTCTTCGTCTACCTTCAGAATCCTTTCATCTCCGATCAAAACTTTCTCCCCCTGCAACCTCAAATCG ATCCTGAATGTGATTTGTTCAAGGGACATTGGGTACCAGACAAAAGAGGATCTCAGTACACCAACTCAACCTGTTCTACGCTTCCCGACTCCAAGAACTGCATTAAACATGGGAGATCAGATCGAGATTTCTTGTTTTGGAGATGGAAACCTGATGGCTGCGATCTTCCTAGGTTTAATCCCAAGGCGTTTCTCGGTATGGTTCGAGGCAAGAAACTGAGTTTCATCGGTGATTCTGTAGCAAGGAACCACATGGAATCTCTTCTTTGTTTGTTGTCAATG GAAGAAACTCCTAAGGATATCTACAAGGATGGAGAAGACAGAAACAGGATATGGTACTTCCCTAAACATGACTTCACTCTCTCTACCTCATGGACCAAGTTTCTTGTTGAGGAACAAGAGAGGTTAGACGGTAACAAGACCGGAACAGGATTGTTTGATATAGATATTAGTAAGATGGATGAAGGGTGGTTTAAAGGTTTGCCTAACACAGACATTGCTATTGTCTCGGCTGCTCACTGGTTCTTCAGACCAATATTCATACACAGAGGAGATGAGACCCTAGGTTGCATCTACTGTAACGAACCAAACATGACACAGCTTAGTCCAgaccaagggtttaagcttgtCTACTCATCTGTCTTCAAGCAAATCAACGAGTGTGAGAACTGCAAGAGAGATTTAGTTACAGTCATGAGGACTATCTCACCTGCCCATTTCGAGAACGGGACTTGGGATACAGGAGGATCATGCAGAAGAACAAGCCCTTTTGGTGTAAACCAGATCGACCTGCAGAGCAGCGAGATGAAGATCAGGACATCTCAGATTGAACAGCTTGAAGTCATAACGAAAGGAGACCACAAGGGGAAAAAGAAGTTCGGTGTTTTGGATGTGACGGGGGTTATGCTGATGAGACCTGACGGCCATCCGAATAGTCACTGGGGTAACAAATGGATGAAAGGTTATAATGATTGCGTTCACTGGTGTTTGCCTGGTCCAATCGATGCATGGAACGAGTTTCTAATGGCCATACTTAGACAGTTAAGATGA
- the LOC108852792 gene encoding WAT1-related protein At3g28100 isoform X4 yields the protein MEKVRFKERSSVAKVMGTILSLVGAFVVVLYHGPRVFTVSSPPYLKFPQLSRSLSSPNSDWIIGGCLLTVRDIFVSVSFILQAHIMSEYPAAFTVSFFYTLFVSIITSLTGLVVERNNPSVWIIRFDITLICILAMGIFTPVYYVIHSWTVRYKGPLYLAIFKPLSILIAVIMSAIFLEDSLYLGCLIGGVLITLGFYAVMWGKANEEKTRLLLLVEKENSPLLLNHSDDPI from the exons ATGGAGAAAGTAAGATTCAAAGAAAGGAGCAGTGTAGCAAAAGTGATGGGGACGATATTATCATTAGTAGGCGCATTTGTAGTGGTTCTCTACCACGGCCCACGTGTCTTCACTGTATCATCTCCGCCGTATCTAAAGTTCCCTCAGCTTTCTCGATCACTGTCATCTCCAAACTCTGATTGGATCATTGGTGGATGTCTTCTCACCGTTAGAGACATCTTCGTTTCTGTTTCTTTCATACTACAG GCACATATAATGAGTGAATATCCAGCAGCATTTACAGTATCCTTTTTCTATACTCTGTTCGTTTCAATCATCACCTCCTTGACTGGACTCGTAGTCGAGAGGAACAATCCAAGCGTTTGGATCATTCGATTTGATATTACTTTGATATGCATTCTAGCTATG GGAATCTTCACTCCAGTATACTACGTGATTCATTCATGGACAGTGCGTTACAAAGGACCTCTTTACTTGGCGATATTCAAGCCACTGTCGATTTTAATAGCGGTGATTATGAGCGCTATTTTTCTCGAAGATTCTTTATATCTCGGATG TTTGATCGGAGGAGTTTTGATAACGTTAGGGTTTTACGCTGTGATGTGGGGGAAAGCAAACGAAGAGAAGACTCGGTTGTTGTTACTTGTAGAGAAAGAGAACAGCCCTCTTCTTTTGAACCACAGTGACGACCCAATTTGA
- the LOC108852792 gene encoding WAT1-related protein At3g28100 isoform X2, which produces MAEAVSLWRREAMFLTAMLASETGIVGLNTLFKVATTKGLNSYSFLGYSYLLASLLLLPSHLFSNRSRSLPPLSFSILCKIGLLGLIGSTYVITSYIGVKYSSPTLASAISNITPALTFILAIICRMEKVRFKERSSVAKVMGTILSLVGAFVVVLYHGPRVFTVSSPPYLKFPQLSRSLSSPNSDWIIGGCLLTVRDIFVSVSFILQAHIMSEYPAAFTVSFFYTLFVSIITSLTGLVVERNNPSVWIIRFDITLICILAMGIFTPVYYVIHSWTVRYKGPLYLAIFKPLSILIAVIMSAIFLEDSLYLGWYMHFDRRSFDNVRVLRCDVGESKRREDSVVVTCREREQPSSFEPQ; this is translated from the exons ATGGCGGAAGCCGTAAGTCTCTGGCGCAGAGAAGCCATGTTCTTGACGGCCATGCTTGCGTCAGAGACCGGTATTGTCGGACTGAATACTCTGTTCAAAGTAGCGACTACAAAGGGACTCAACTCTTACTCCTTCCTCGGCTATTCTTATCttcttgcttctcttctccttcttccttctcatctcttctccaACAG GTCAAGATCACTCCCTCCACTAAGTTTCTCAATACTCTGTAAGATAGGACTTCTTGGACTAATAGG atcAACGTATGTGATCACAAGCTACATAGGCGTTAAATACAGCAGCCCAACCCTAGCTTCAGCTATAAGCAATATCACTCCTGCTCTTACCTTCATCCTCGCCATTATCTGCAG AATGGAGAAAGTAAGATTCAAAGAAAGGAGCAGTGTAGCAAAAGTGATGGGGACGATATTATCATTAGTAGGCGCATTTGTAGTGGTTCTCTACCACGGCCCACGTGTCTTCACTGTATCATCTCCGCCGTATCTAAAGTTCCCTCAGCTTTCTCGATCACTGTCATCTCCAAACTCTGATTGGATCATTGGTGGATGTCTTCTCACCGTTAGAGACATCTTCGTTTCTGTTTCTTTCATACTACAG GCACATATAATGAGTGAATATCCAGCAGCATTTACAGTATCCTTTTTCTATACTCTGTTCGTTTCAATCATCACCTCCTTGACTGGACTCGTAGTCGAGAGGAACAATCCAAGCGTTTGGATCATTCGATTTGATATTACTTTGATATGCATTCTAGCTATG GGAATCTTCACTCCAGTATACTACGTGATTCATTCATGGACAGTGCGTTACAAAGGACCTCTTTACTTGGCGATATTCAAGCCACTGTCGATTTTAATAGCGGTGATTATGAGCGCTATTTTTCTCGAAGATTCTTTATATCTCGGATGGTATATGCAT TTTGATCGGAGGAGTTTTGATAACGTTAGGGTTTTACGCTGTGATGTGGGGGAAAGCAAACGAAGAGAAGACTCGGTTGTTGTTACTTGTAGAGAAAGAGAACAGCCCTCTTCTTTTGAACCACAGTGA
- the LOC108852795 gene encoding uncharacterized protein LOC108852795, translating into MSEGYAIELYFDPALENQVLKAWNVFARRQISTKLITTESRPHLTLFSSSSSSFLDSSSSAAAKLEPVVRAFASKQEPLPLSFSSIGSFSGDNNSLFLSPTPSLSLLNLQAQLIDAVRREGGGGGAVVAEIGEEFRQDSWVPFCPVAVDVPRARMAEAFSVLRDLKMPVSGYAMDVGIVEFSPVREVFSFALGNSLES; encoded by the coding sequence ATGTCAGAAGGGTACGCGATCGAGCTCTACTTCGACCCAGCCCTCGAGAACCAAGTCCTCAAAGCCTGGAACGTCTTCGCCCGCCGCCAAATCTCCACCAAGCTCATCACCACCGAGTCCCGCCCCCACCTAAccctcttctcctcctcctcttcctccttcctcgactcctcctcctccgccgccgccaaGCTCGAGCCCGTCGTCAGAGCCTTCGCGTCCAAGCAAGAGCCTCTCcctctctccttctcctccaTCGGAAGCTTCTCCGGCGACAACAACTCCCTCTTCCTCTCCCCGACCCCCTCCCTCTCCCTCCTCAACCTCCAGGCCCAGCTGATCGACGCCGTGAggagagaaggaggaggaggcggcgCGGTGGTGGCGGAGATCGGCGAGGAGTTTCGTCAGGATTCGTGGGTCCCGTTCTGCCCCGTGGCGGTCGATGTGCCTAGGGCTCGTATGGCTGAGGCTTTCTCTGTCTTGAGGGATTTGAAGATGCCAGTGAGTGGTTATGCGATGGATGTTGGCATCGTTGAGTTCTCTCCTGTTCGTGAAGTCTTCTCCTTTGCTCTTGGTAACAGCTTGGAGTCTTGA
- the LOC130511048 gene encoding uncharacterized protein LOC130511048, with amino-acid sequence MLDAANQPIYTGCREGLSKLSLAARMMNIKTDHNLPENCMDAWAELFKEYLPEDNVSAESYYEIQKLVYSLGLPSEMIDVCIDNCMIYWKDDEKLEECRFCKKPRFKPQGRGRNRVPYQRMWYLPIKDRLKRLYQSERTAAWMRWHAEHVQKDGEVAHPSDARAWKHFNKVYPDFAENIRNVYLGLCTDGFSPFGMSGRQYSLWPVILTPYNLPPDMCMEQEFLFLTILIPGPKHPKRSLDVFLQPLIQELKELWSEGVRTYDCSTKTNFTMRAVLLWTISDFPAYGMLSGWTTHGRLSCPYCHGSTDAFQLKNGRKSCWFDCHRRFLPVAHPYRRNKTLFRKNKVVRDSPPPYLTGQQIEEDIDYYGAQKTVKQGGNWHVPGNMPDGYGVSHNWHKKSIFWELPYWKDLLLRHNLDVMHIEKNFFDNIMNTILNVPGKTKDNKKSRMDLPDICSRSELHIKSNGNVPVPIFRLSSEAKSTLFDWVASEVKFPDGYVSNLSRCVERGQKFSGMKSHDCHVFMQRLLPFAFAELLPTNVHEALAAIGAFFRDLSTRTFKEEVIEQLHENIPIIVCNLEKIFPPSFFDVMEHLVVHLPYEALLRGPVHNGWMYPYERSMKHLKGKARNLAKVEGSIVAGSLTAETSNFTSYYFASTVRTRKRVPRRYDDGGVPQSYAVDGVPDIFCQIGRFGGKLREVWWSSDEDKHSAHTYILLNCEDAVMRSFESLFVSQVEEAIPGISGTEVDARKDKHFVKWLKGQVDYDDPYYPVWFHDLIQGPVAKVTTSSMYFTRGFTFHTYEYGRRRATSNYGICVKGETDFYGILQEIIEVEFPGLLKLKCVLFKCEWFDPVENRGVRFNKFGVVDIHSGRRYNKFEPFILASQAEQVSFLPYPRLRSSGINWLTAIKITPRGRIVAGEEPTLQEEDAINEVEVPDQQTDEILLIDPDNRQYEDLPEDVTDEAREDEFDRSDDDHCSDVDENSNDSS; translated from the exons atgttagatgctgcaaatcaaccaatctacactggttgtagagaaggtctctctaaattgtctctagcagctaggatgatgaacaTTAAAACGGATCATAATTTACCTGAGAATTGCATGGATGCTTGGGCGGagttgttcaaagagtatttgccagaagacaacgtgtcagctgaatcttattatgagattcagaaattggtttatagtcttgggttgccttcggagatgatagatgtttgcatcgacaactgcatgatctactggaaggatgatgagaagttagaagagtgtcgattctgcaagaaaccacgattcaagccgcaaggacgtgggaggaatagggtaccgtaccaaaggatgtggtacctacccaTTAAAGACAGGTTAAAAAGATTATACCAATCGGAGAGGACTGCTGCATGGATGAGGTGGCATGCTGAACATGTCCAGAAGGATGGCGAGGTCGCTCACCCATCAGATGCAAGggcgtggaaacatttcaacAAGGTATACCCAGATTTCGCTGAAAATATTCGGAATGTCTATCTTGGGTTATGCaccgatggatttagtccatttggtATGTCTGGGAGACAGTATTCTTTGTGGCCAGTTATTCTTACGCCGTACAACCTGCCGCCGGATATGTGCATGGAACAAGAAtttctattcttgaccatattaatcccTGGGCCGAAGCATCCAAAACGGTCGTTGGATGTATTTCTTCAACCACTGATACAGGAGCTAAAGGAGTTGTGGTCAGAAGGGGTAAGAACTTATGATTGTTCCACGAAAACcaattttacgatgcgagcaGTTCTGCTGTGGacgataagtgactttcctgcttatggaATGTTGTCTGGCTGGACAACTCATGGAAggttatcttgtccatattgtcatGGATCTACGGATgcttttcaactgaagaatggtagaaagagttgttggtttgattgtcatcgtcgatttcttccTGTTGCCCATCCTTACAGAAGAaataagacattgtttaggaaaaacaaagttgtcAGAGACAGTCCTCCTCCATATCTCACAGGCCAGCAGATCGAGGAGGACATTGATTATTACGGAGCTCAGAAAACTGTGAAGCAAGGAGGAAACTGGCATGTTCCTGGTAATATGCCTGATGGGTATGGAGTTTCTCAcaattggcataagaaaagtatattttgggagctaCCTTACTGGAAAGATCTTCTTTTACGCCACAACctggatgtgatgcatatagagaagaacttttttgacaacatcatgaatacaatactgAACGTCccagggaagacaaaagataacaaaaagtcAAGGATGGACTTACccgatatttgctcaagaagtgaGTTACATATCAAGAGCAATGGAAATGTTCCTGTTCCCATCTTTCGATTGTCATCAGAAGCGAAGTCAACTTTGTTTGACTGGGTTGCATCAGAAGTGAAGTTTCCTGATGGTTACGTTTCAAATCTGTCAAGATGTGTTGAACGAGGTCAAAAGTTTTCAggaatgaagagtcatgattgtcatgtgtttatgcaacgactacttccatTCGCTTTTGCTGAGCTCCTTCCAACAaatgtacatgaagcacttgcag CGATCGGAGCTTTCTTCAGAGACCTTAGCACACGTACGTTCAAGGAAGAAGTCATCGAACAACTTCATGAGAACATCCCGATCATAGTGTGCAACctagagaagatatttcctccatcattttttgacgtcatggaacatCTAGTTGTCCACCTCCCGTACGAAGCATTACTTCGCGGACCTGTTCACaatggatggatgtatccaTATGAGCGCTCTATGAAACATTTGAAGGGGAAAGCAAGAAATCTTGCAAAGGTGGAAGGTTCGATTGTGGCTGGAAGTTTGACAGCAGAAACATCTAACTTCACATCATACTACTTTGCTTCAACGGTTCGTACGAGGAAAAGAGTTCctagaagatatgatgatggtggagtaCCGCAATCTTATGCAGTAGACGGTGTTCCTGACATTTTCTGCCAAATTGGACGGTTTGGTGGTAAACTGAGAGAAGTATGGTGGTCCAGTGATGAGGATAAGCATAGTGCCCACACTTATATTCTGCTCAACTGCGAGGATGCTGTGATGCGTTCTTTTGAAAG CTTGTTTGTATCTCAAGTTGAAGAAGCAATACCAGGAATATCCGGAACCGAGGTGGATGCAAGGAAAGATAAGCACTTTGTCAAGTGGTTAAAAGGACag GTTGATTATGACGATCCATATTATCCTGTATGGTTTCATGATTTGATCCAAGGTCCAGTagcaaaggtcaccacatcatCTATGTACTTCACACGAGGTTTCACTTTTCATACATATGAGTATGGGAGACGTCGGGCAACAAGCAACTACGGGatatgtgtgaaaggtgaaacagacttttacgggatcttgcaagagattattgaagtggaatttccagggtTGTTGAAGCTAAAATGTGTCCTCTTCAAATGCGAGTGGTTCGACCCGGTGGAGAACCgtggtgttcggtttaacaaatttggtGTTGTGGATATCCATTCTGGGAGAAGAtataacaaattcgagcctttcatcttagcttcccAAGCCGAACAAGTTAGCTTCCTTCCATACCCTCGCCTTCGAAGTTCTGGGATAAATTGGTTAACTGCTATCAAAATAACACCTCGTGGACGGATTGTTGCTGGAGAAGAACCAActttgcaagaagaagatgcaatcaatgaagttgaggtacctgatcaacaaactgatgaaattcttttgatcgacccggataaccgtcaatatgaagatcttcccgaaGATGTGACGGATGAAGCACGTGAAGATGAGTTCGATAGAAGCGATGATGATCATTGTAGTGATGTTGATGAGAACTCAAACGATTCTTcatga
- the LOC108852792 gene encoding WAT1-related protein At3g28100 isoform X3, protein MAEAVSLWRREAMFLTAMLASETGIVGLNTLFKVATTKGLNSYSFLGYSYLLASLLLLPSHLFSNRSRSLPPLSFSILCKIGLLGLIGSTYVITSYIGVKYSSPTLASAISNITPALTFILAIICRMEKVRFKERSSVAKVMGTILSLVGAFVVVLYHGPRVFTVSSPPYLKFPQLSRSLSSPNSDWIIGGCLLTVRDIFVSVSFILQAHIMSEYPAAFTVSFFYTLFVSIITSLTGLVVERNNPSVWIIRFDITLICILAMGIFTPVYYVIHSWTVRYKGPLYLAIFKPLSILIAFDRRSFDNVRVLRCDVGESKRREDSVVVTCREREQPSSFEPQ, encoded by the exons ATGGCGGAAGCCGTAAGTCTCTGGCGCAGAGAAGCCATGTTCTTGACGGCCATGCTTGCGTCAGAGACCGGTATTGTCGGACTGAATACTCTGTTCAAAGTAGCGACTACAAAGGGACTCAACTCTTACTCCTTCCTCGGCTATTCTTATCttcttgcttctcttctccttcttccttctcatctcttctccaACAG GTCAAGATCACTCCCTCCACTAAGTTTCTCAATACTCTGTAAGATAGGACTTCTTGGACTAATAGG atcAACGTATGTGATCACAAGCTACATAGGCGTTAAATACAGCAGCCCAACCCTAGCTTCAGCTATAAGCAATATCACTCCTGCTCTTACCTTCATCCTCGCCATTATCTGCAG AATGGAGAAAGTAAGATTCAAAGAAAGGAGCAGTGTAGCAAAAGTGATGGGGACGATATTATCATTAGTAGGCGCATTTGTAGTGGTTCTCTACCACGGCCCACGTGTCTTCACTGTATCATCTCCGCCGTATCTAAAGTTCCCTCAGCTTTCTCGATCACTGTCATCTCCAAACTCTGATTGGATCATTGGTGGATGTCTTCTCACCGTTAGAGACATCTTCGTTTCTGTTTCTTTCATACTACAG GCACATATAATGAGTGAATATCCAGCAGCATTTACAGTATCCTTTTTCTATACTCTGTTCGTTTCAATCATCACCTCCTTGACTGGACTCGTAGTCGAGAGGAACAATCCAAGCGTTTGGATCATTCGATTTGATATTACTTTGATATGCATTCTAGCTATG GGAATCTTCACTCCAGTATACTACGTGATTCATTCATGGACAGTGCGTTACAAAGGACCTCTTTACTTGGCGATATTCAAGCCACTGTCGATTTTAATAGCG TTTGATCGGAGGAGTTTTGATAACGTTAGGGTTTTACGCTGTGATGTGGGGGAAAGCAAACGAAGAGAAGACTCGGTTGTTGTTACTTGTAGAGAAAGAGAACAGCCCTCTTCTTTTGAACCACAGTGA
- the LOC108852792 gene encoding WAT1-related protein At3g28100 isoform X1 has protein sequence MAEAVSLWRREAMFLTAMLASETGIVGLNTLFKVATTKGLNSYSFLGYSYLLASLLLLPSHLFSNRSRSLPPLSFSILCKIGLLGLIGSTYVITSYIGVKYSSPTLASAISNITPALTFILAIICRMEKVRFKERSSVAKVMGTILSLVGAFVVVLYHGPRVFTVSSPPYLKFPQLSRSLSSPNSDWIIGGCLLTVRDIFVSVSFILQAHIMSEYPAAFTVSFFYTLFVSIITSLTGLVVERNNPSVWIIRFDITLICILAMGIFTPVYYVIHSWTVRYKGPLYLAIFKPLSILIAVIMSAIFLEDSLYLGCLIGGVLITLGFYAVMWGKANEEKTRLLLLVEKENSPLLLNHSDDPI, from the exons ATGGCGGAAGCCGTAAGTCTCTGGCGCAGAGAAGCCATGTTCTTGACGGCCATGCTTGCGTCAGAGACCGGTATTGTCGGACTGAATACTCTGTTCAAAGTAGCGACTACAAAGGGACTCAACTCTTACTCCTTCCTCGGCTATTCTTATCttcttgcttctcttctccttcttccttctcatctcttctccaACAG GTCAAGATCACTCCCTCCACTAAGTTTCTCAATACTCTGTAAGATAGGACTTCTTGGACTAATAGG atcAACGTATGTGATCACAAGCTACATAGGCGTTAAATACAGCAGCCCAACCCTAGCTTCAGCTATAAGCAATATCACTCCTGCTCTTACCTTCATCCTCGCCATTATCTGCAG AATGGAGAAAGTAAGATTCAAAGAAAGGAGCAGTGTAGCAAAAGTGATGGGGACGATATTATCATTAGTAGGCGCATTTGTAGTGGTTCTCTACCACGGCCCACGTGTCTTCACTGTATCATCTCCGCCGTATCTAAAGTTCCCTCAGCTTTCTCGATCACTGTCATCTCCAAACTCTGATTGGATCATTGGTGGATGTCTTCTCACCGTTAGAGACATCTTCGTTTCTGTTTCTTTCATACTACAG GCACATATAATGAGTGAATATCCAGCAGCATTTACAGTATCCTTTTTCTATACTCTGTTCGTTTCAATCATCACCTCCTTGACTGGACTCGTAGTCGAGAGGAACAATCCAAGCGTTTGGATCATTCGATTTGATATTACTTTGATATGCATTCTAGCTATG GGAATCTTCACTCCAGTATACTACGTGATTCATTCATGGACAGTGCGTTACAAAGGACCTCTTTACTTGGCGATATTCAAGCCACTGTCGATTTTAATAGCGGTGATTATGAGCGCTATTTTTCTCGAAGATTCTTTATATCTCGGATG TTTGATCGGAGGAGTTTTGATAACGTTAGGGTTTTACGCTGTGATGTGGGGGAAAGCAAACGAAGAGAAGACTCGGTTGTTGTTACTTGTAGAGAAAGAGAACAGCCCTCTTCTTTTGAACCACAGTGACGACCCAATTTGA
- the LOC130511123 gene encoding uncharacterized protein LOC130511123 — protein sequence MAPPPPPAAQMAPPPPPAAPQEPIPGVDVHPDLRVPPHAPYARYTVEDLLSAPGREGMDVLDPDRPPGTYWFGANNRVSRSVSKTMKGYLDGAYPNWSLTPDHVKTTWFNQFAVELVLRNHRNGEEGVRGKGEDSPYQHGLGLEG from the exons ATGGCTCCACCTCCGCCACCAGCAGCTCAGAtggctccacctcctccaccagcAGCTCCGCAGGAGCCCATTCCAGGGGTAGATGTTCATCCAGACTTGCGGGTGCCTCCTCATGCACCATACGCAAGATATACAGTGGAGGATTTGCTTTCCGCGCCTGGACGGGAGGGTATGGACGTTTTGGACCCCGATAGACCGCCGGGTACTTATTG GTTTGGGGCCAACAACCGTGTTTCCCGGAGCGTTTCAAAGACGATGAAGGGATACCTCGACGGAGCTTATCCAAACTGGAGCTTGACTCCAGATCACGTCAAGACCACTTGGTTTAATCAGTTTGcg GTGGAATTGGTCCTTAGGAATCACCGAAATGGTGAAGAAGGAGTTCGAGGCAAAGGCGAAGACTCGCCTTACCAACACGGTCTCGGATTGGAAGGATAA